Sequence from the Pseudomonadota bacterium genome:
AGCAAACAGGATTAGATACCCTGGTAGTCCACGCCGTAAACGATGAGTGCTAACTGTCGGGATCTCAGATCTCGGTGGTGTAAGCTAACGCGTTAAGCACTCCGCCTGGGGAGTACGGCCGCAAGGTTAAAACTCAAAGGAATTGACGGGGACCCGCACAAGTGGTGGAGCATGTTGTTTAATTCGAAGCAACGCGAAGAACCTTACCTAGCCTTGACATGTGTATCGTACGCTATAGAAGTATAGCGGTCAGTTCGGCTGGATACAACACAGGTGTTGCATGGCTGTCGTCAGCTCGTGTCGTGAGATGTTCGGTTAAGTCCGGCAACGAGCGCAACCCTCACCCTTAGTTGCCATCATTAAGTTGGGCACTCTAAGGGAACTGCCTGGGATAACCAGGAGGAAGGTGAGGATGACGTCAAGTCATCATGGCCCTTACGGCTAGGGCTACAGACGTGCTACAATGGATTGTACAGAGGGACGCAATACGGCGACGTGGAGCAAATCCCTAAAACAATTCTCAGTTCGGATTGGAGTCTGCAACTCGACTCCATGAAGTTGGAATCACTAGTAATCGTGGATCAGCATGCCACGGTGAATACGTTCCCGGGTCTTGTACACACCGCCTGTCACGTCATGGGAGTGGGGTTTTCCTGAAGCTGGTGAGCTAACCTTCGGGGGGCAGCCATCCACGGAAGAACTCGCGACTGGGACGAAGTCATAACAAGGTAGGCGTACCGGAAGGTGCGCCTGGATCACCTCCTTTCTAAGGATTACTGACTGGGTCTCACAAATTTGTTCTTGTCTATTCAAAAGCCACCCTTTGGGTGGCTTTTTCATTTGTATCTCTGTATGCTTGTTGTCATGAATAAGCTAAATATCAGAAAAGAAAGCCTCCCACTCCATACTCCATTTGGAATTTCTCGCTCTCGTGTGAGTGCGGTAGAGGTGATTGTTGTTGAAATTGAAGATGAATCAGGCCTGAAAGGCTGGGGAGAGTGTCGACCTTATGCAAGATATGATGAAACCCCTGAATCTGTTACAAAGCAAATAGAGAACGTTTCTGGCAGCATTGAGGCAGGAGTGAGCCGTCGAGAGCTTATGAATCTTCTTCCTGCAGGCGCGGCACGCTTTGCTGTTGATAGTGCTCTCTGGGATTTAGAAGCCAAACAGAAGAAAACATCTGTTTGGGATATTTTTTTAAATGAGGGTGGCACTGCACCTGCTTTACCAACTATGCAAACAGTTGGGCTCGATACACCTAAAACAATGGCTAAAGAGAGCCTTAAAATCCCTAAAGGACAAGTGATTAAGATTAAACTGGGCGGTGACAGTATTGATAGTGAGCGCATTCAGGCCATTCATACAGTTCGCCCAGATGCAAAGCTTGTTGTGGATGCAAATGAAGGGTTTAATATTGAAACCTTTAAAGATTTTCTTTCGAAGCTTCCTGAAGGTAGTGTTCATATGATTGAGCAGCCTTTACCGTCTAAACAAGACTCTGACCTTAAGGGTCTGGATACAAAAGGTGTGCTTCTCTGTGGGGATGAAAGTATTCATACAGCTGAGGATATTATTGCGAAACAGGATATCTATGACGTCATGAATATTAAACTAGATAAATCTGGTGGCCTAACGCATGGTATGGACATGCTTCAAACTATTCAGGATATTAATAAGACCAGAAAACAACCGCTTCAAACCATGGTTGGCTGCATGGTAAGTAGCTCGCTTTCTATTCAGCCTGCATTCTTACTGTCTCAATTTGTCGAGTATATTGATTTAGATGGCCCTTGGTGGCTTAAAGAAGATAGAGCAGGGGGCGTATCGTATGCTAATGGATATATGAATTCAGGAAGCCTTTGGGGCGAACCTCTTTAAATAAAGAAGCCCTCTTTAGTGAGGGCTTCTTTAGAGACTTTATTTAATCATTAATTTGTTTACAGCACTTGGCTTCTGACACAGGGTTACCACAGCTCACATCGCGCCACGCTGATACATCTGTATGTGCGCCCGTGCGGTTTGATGATCCTGTATAAGCTTTTACATTCGCATTAGAGTAACGACACCACTCTTTGTGAGTAAATACTTTTTTTGTGAACCCATAATCATAGCCTCTTTCTCTGCATCTTTGGGTTACAGATGCAGAGTCTGCGTGTATCATGTATCGTTCTCCACCTTGGCTAGGTAGTTCTAGACCTTTTTTACCATTTTTATTGCTCCATCCTACATTTTTACACTGAATTCTATTGTCTGGACGACATCCATTATTATCAGCGTTATCGTGGTTGGGGGCATAAATTTTATTGAGGTTTGCACATCTCTTAACACGGTTAACAT
This genomic interval carries:
- a CDS encoding dipeptide epimerase; amino-acid sequence: MNKLNIRKESLPLHTPFGISRSRVSAVEVIVVEIEDESGLKGWGECRPYARYDETPESVTKQIENVSGSIEAGVSRRELMNLLPAGAARFAVDSALWDLEAKQKKTSVWDIFLNEGGTAPALPTMQTVGLDTPKTMAKESLKIPKGQVIKIKLGGDSIDSERIQAIHTVRPDAKLVVDANEGFNIETFKDFLSKLPEGSVHMIEQPLPSKQDSDLKGLDTKGVLLCGDESIHTAEDIIAKQDIYDVMNIKLDKSGGLTHGMDMLQTIQDINKTRKQPLQTMVGCMVSSSLSIQPAFLLSQFVEYIDLDGPWWLKEDRAGGVSYANGYMNSGSLWGEPL